In the genome of Cucurbita pepo subsp. pepo cultivar mu-cu-16 unplaced genomic scaffold, ASM280686v2 Cp4.1_scaffold000139, whole genome shotgun sequence, one region contains:
- the LOC111784024 gene encoding cytochrome c: protein MASFDEAPPGNSKAGEKIFKTKCAQCHTVDKGAGHKQGPNLNGLFGRQSGTTAGYSYSAANKNMAVIWEEKTLYDYLLNPKKYIPGTKMVFPGLKKPQDRADLIAYLKEATA, encoded by the exons ATGGCCAGCTTTGACGAAGCCCCTCCCGGCAATTCCAAAGCTGGAGAGAAGATTTTCAAGACCAAATGCGCTCAGTGCCACACTGTCGACAAGGGTGCTGGTCACAAGCAAG GTCCCAATTTGAATGGGCTATTTGGACGGCAATCTGGCACAACTGCTGGATACTCTTATTCTGCTGCCAACAAGAATATGGCCGTGATATGGGAAGAAAAGACCTTGTATGACTACTTGCTTAACCCCAAGAAG TATATTCCTGGAACAAAGATGGTTTTCCCAGGGCTGAAGAAACCGCAGGATCGTGCCGACCTTATTGCTTATCTGAAGGAAGCAACTGCTTAA